The following is a genomic window from Colletotrichum lupini chromosome 5, complete sequence.
CCGTATATCTGACCTATGTCGAGTGACTACTAATACGCACTCGAGGCCGTCCTCCGACTTACTGTGATTCGCGGAACGATGTGCACAGGAAGCAGCATAACTGGCTATCGATATCCATCTTGATTCTTTCGTTCTACTCCACAGGACTGAGCTGCCTCTGGCTCGTTGTGGCTATTGTACAGCCACGCTGGGGTCCTCAAATCTCATCAAGCGGTGGCATCCTCCCGTCGACAGCGTCTTTGGTATGCGCAATGTTTGCCAAGACGATTGAAATATCTTTCGTGACTGTATTTGTCACCTTTATCGGCCAGGTATTGACACGTCGCGCATTTGTGAGGAGGTCAGAGGGCATGACCTTGGCTGAGATGACCATGAGGAATTGGGTTATTGTGAGTCAAGGTTGAATTGTATTGTTGTGATAGGTCTGACACTTAGTAGCAACCTGGATTCCTGATCACGCACTGGGAGACGCTGCCGTACGCTGGTATGACCATTCTCGGAGTGGTGTCTCTTGTTGCCACCATTGCTTCAACGTTTTATACGACTGCGTCAGACGCCATGATCACACCAAAGCTTAAATTTGGCGACTGGGAGACGAAGACATTGAGCGGCTATGTTCTGGCGTCCTACATGAACCCGCCTTTTGCCCGTGAAACCTGCCCGACACCACTACGAGATAGTGACCCATTGGGTGTTGATGTTGCTGGAAATGCTTGCCTGGAAGTGCAATATGCTGGCCAATGTACGTACAGGTCTTTCTAATAAGGCTTTATGTTTATTTGAGTGATGCTGACAGCTTGTGTGAAGCATATCGCAACTTGGTCTCGTTCCTAGGTGATTGGGAGTCCATCAATCGCAACGGAACAAGCGATACCGTTGATGTTCAACACCGCCCTGTAGGATCGGCTTTGTTGTACGACAACACAACGCTCACCTCTGCTTGGATTGAGACGACCTATAGCAACACGACTGAACAATACGAGCGCTTCAACAGGATAATCAACAATGTGACGCTCGCAATTCCCCATCCGAGTGTCTACGATGCAGCAACAAATCCAGTCAACAAGATTCTCCAGCCAAATGACTTGTCGGGTGTAGGAGAGTACGGCATTAGAGCGAGTGTGGTCTCGCCCGCACTGAACGTCATGTGTGTCAACATGTCTCCAGAGGAACTGGAGCCACTGGTCTATACAGAGTGGCCCATTGGGAAGGTTTTGTACGACGACACGACAGTTCCAGGACAGAGAACCGGGAAATTGGATTGGGAGAAGTATGTTCCCGTCGCTTCGGAAACGGAGTGGCTAAATCGAACGTCGGTGGATGAGATCTTTCGCTGGGGCCAAGACTATGGGCGACGGCCGCCGGTGTTCCCGCTTGTATGTGATGTTGGTGAGCAAATGGAAAGAAGAAAGGGCTGACAGCAACTGACAGTATCCTGCGGACTACAACATGATAACCAACACATCGGTGGAGAGCGACGCGATTTACATCCTCACAAAGTCGGCGTCCATCACAGATTATACCCTTTGTGAGATGAGATCATGGGTGTCACCCAACTGCTCAACCCACTTCAACATCTCGGGCACCGCAGGAGCGCACATGCAAGCACACTGCGATGACCCCGATGATACAGACAGCTACACCAACGTCCACACCGAAGTCACGGAATCCACCCCCGTGACAGACTGGAGGGCAAGGAATCCCCAACACCTCCTTTTTCatcgttacttacttacctatGTTTCTGTGTAGAACATTGCGGATCAATGGCGTCTGTCAATGGACATCAACGGCGGTGCGCAAAACAACAACGCCTCCAACGCCCGCATCCTCACCCAATTCGTCCTCCAAGAGCCGCAGCTCAACCCCCTCCTCCCCTCTATAGCCGAAGCCCTCGCCGTCTACGCCTCGTCAACCCTCATCATCGGCGGTCTCAACACCCCCTTTGAACACTACTGGCGCCACGAAAAGATGCAGCTCGGCGCGCCGGGCAGCCTGGACCCGTTCAACGCCTCGATCCGCACGCAGGAGTACACGTCGGGCCACAGCGCCGAGTGGCAAAAGTGCTTCTACCTCGTCCTCGCCCTCGTCTTCGTCATCAACGTGATTTGCCTCGCCTACCTCCTCTCCCGGTCCGGCCTGGTGACGGACTTTACTGAGCCGCAGAATCTGTTTGCGCTGGCTGTCAACTCGCCGCCGAGCGAGCAGCTCAAGGGCAGCTGCGGCGGCGGGCCGGTGAAGAGGGATCTGGTTGTGCCGTGGCGGGTTGGTTACACGAGCGGTGCGAATCACTACTTTTTCGAAGAGGCTAACGACAGGCCGTGGCGTGGCAAGTATTCCAAGCAGGACTTGTCTGCTGACACGGGGTACAACGGACAGGAGCGGAGTAGTTATAAGAGGCTGAGCACGAGGAATACATGGTTCTGAGCGGAGGTTTGCTGGCTGTGCTGGCTCTAATGATGTGTCTTGGCACATGGTCTTTTGAATACGAGTAAAGTAAAGTAAAGGGGCTGGAGGTAATGTGTTTTCATGTAGGATAGCTTGAATTGGAGAGTGGCAGCCTAGGTAGACGGGCAATACTTCTTTGCTACCTTATGGGAGTTTCAAATGATTGAGAGGAGCAGTTCTGCTTCAGATAATCGCCACCTGAGCATCCGTACGGCAACATCATCTCTCGTCCGTTGAGGTGTattgtactccgtaccgaaATGGACTCTGCAACTCGGTCGTCACAACTTGTTATTTCCAGTGAGTCTTGGCGGTTTAGTATTTACCTTCAGGGCCTGTGCTCATCGCCCCTCCTCATACTGCGTACTCACCTTGGAGTTTTAGAGTCTCAGTTGTTGGAGTCTTAGACTGGACCTCCCGGCATGAAGCGCAAATTTGGGGGGCATTAATCGCACACGCCCATCGGGCCGGACAAGGTGGTGCCCGGCAATCGACGGCGTTCGAGAAAAGGAGGCTGTGCAAAACGTCCTCCCAAACTTGAAGTGAAGGTTTCCCTCCACCAGTCATGAGTTGGCCAACTGGCATTTCTCGAGGAAGAAATGCCTTACCACCCCCATCCGTTCCCCCCCTTTCATTTGCTAAGTACATAGAGTTTATGCGATAGTTAGTGTAGAGGACTCTCAGAGATTCCTTGGTTATGTGATGATCACTAGCAGCCTCGCCGCCAATCCTATTGCTTACGCGGGACTGGTGATTGTGGCTTATCCTTAGTTCCTCACCTCTTCATCTCCACGCCAAGCATTCTCGATCAATCAAAACCACGGACATCAACGGGGGAGGAAGAAGCTAACAAAAATACACAGCACTGCTTGGGGGTTATCCACCAATTTGCCTCTCGCCTCGCTTCCCTTTCCTATCCACAATTATTTCGTCGCTGCCAAGTACGGATATCTCACCCTGCAGCTGGCTGTAGATCCCTCCTGCAACAGCTACATCACCTACCTCATCCGTTCTTTCTGCTATCTGCGAATATTCGTCCTTACTTCACATACGCAGAGGAGACTTGGTTGCATCTCGTGCACCGCCCACTGCATCAACTACCCTCTCTTCCCATCAGTCGGCCCTTGGTCTTGGCATCCACATAGCGACATTGGCATCCCATCACACTCAATCTTCCCGACGTTGCGAGGCAGTCTACCCATTCCAGATTTATACACAGTCGGCATCTCGCCCGCACCCAAACAACAAAGGAGGTCCAAGAGCCTTGTTCAATTGAATCATCCATACCACACGATTCCTTGCCCCAATCTTGTACGgataggtacctacctacagGAAACAGAAAAACGAGGGTGATCAAAAGGGGGCCAAGCTAAAACGGACCGCCACCAAAGCAATTCCGCTTGCAACATTCCTTTCCCCGCCCAATCTCTCTCCCTTTATTGAGGAATGCCAGCCCTTCAACTTTGGCATCATCAACATCTGCGTCCCGGCTCTTGCGATTGAAGCCCAGCCGACCGGAGCCAACAAGAGCGTCCAGCATCGACACGATCAGCCTCGCTCCTCGTCCGGTATTCCCGAGCCCGAGAGAGTAGGACAAACTCCGCCGGCAATAAAGCTCGAGTAAGCGAAAATGCGTACGTATCTTTACCGCAATCTCTTCCTGTGTTCCTCTATCATGCGCTTCTCTCGGTACCTATTCTAACAGCTAGCCAGCTTACTACGCCAGAACCAAGGGCCGGACCCAGGAAATCCCGCCCGACGGCAGCCGGTCTCCCCTTCCGGCCTCCGGCGCCCGGTCGCCGCTGCCGCCCCGGACACCTCTCGGTGAGTCTCCGGCGTTCAACCCTACCCACTTGCCTAatcctactttttttttggcATCTTCTCTTCTTCCCGGTCCTCCACTTAATTTGTCCATCTGCACCCACCTACTCCCGTTGATGTCCCCACCATCTCACCCACTGTAACAGTCCGTCATACAACCTATCTTGCATGCTTCAGCGTTCATCTCTTTTATTTCTCGAGGACTATCATGAAACTTCATGCTGACAACGGACAAAAGGCCGGCCTCCTTCCCGGTCATTACCAGACCTAAGTGCCGATGTGCGGAATGCTCTCTCAGCACCAAAGCACGACGATGTCAACTACCGCCACAGCTTCTGGacccgctgccgctgctgccgTCGTTCACGGAGCGCCATCGACCTGCTCCGTAGAGTGGTTCTCGTACCGCTAGCCGACTTATTCTGGTTCCTCGAGGAAGCAGCTGAGTCTGTGCCGCCCGTCATCCCAGCGCTCATCTCTTGCATATTTCTGTTGGTGGCACTGCCGATGCTGATTGCGTGGGATTTCCTCTGAGCGAGCGGTTGTGTATTCAAATGAGACAATAATTGATGCACACTCGGTTGTGTGTGCGTCTGCGACAGAAGATTCCAAGAGAGCTTTCAGAGATGGCTTGGATTCGAGGGATGGAGGTGGTAGACCGTATGTAACGATAGACTGTACTGACTGACTTTGCTTATCACCATGGCGCAACGACAAGCGAACGGATGAAACCCAGGACATACCCAGATTTTGTATTTCTACATTTCTCTACATAGATATAGCACAGCGAATACGCCTACGTGCTCGAAAAGTCTATTTCTTTGAGATGGGAATCGTGAAAGGACATCGTGTATCGTCAAATACTATCGTAACAGATATCAAAGGGATTAATCAAACCCCCAAACATGGGCATACTCGCCGCGTCCGCAGGCCAGTGCCAGATCCTCGCAATCTCCTCCATCAACTCCTTATTTGCCGCTTCTGCATTCCCGACGCCACCGCCAGCGGTGGCAGGAGTGGTAGCGGTAGTCAGGCCGCCGTCCTCGGCTCGAACACGGCTCTCATACCAGCCCTTGATCCAGCTCATCTTGCCAATCAAGTCCTCGCACATGGAGCCCCTCGCATCGATCTCGCTTCCACCATTGATATCATCCCAGTCGAATTCGAGGGTATTGTATGCCCTTCCACAGCTACTGCCCCCACCACCGACTCCCCGGACCCACGTCTCCTCCTTCAGCCGGCCCATCCTCTCCCTGCCCACCTGCAGCACCCTTCCGAGAAACGCGACCAGGTTCTCGCAGATTTCTGCAAATTTGACGTCCGCGCGGGCGCGGGGGAGGTCCCATCCCGGGACGCCGTGGAGGATCAGCAGTCGCGTGGTGACGGCAAGGACGCCTTGGGCTAGGCCCATGCCGACTGAGGTGCGGTAGACGTAGGCTTCTGGGGGCAGGGCGAGGGTTGCGGCAAAGTAGGCTTTTGCTTCGGAGAGGGCTGCTTGGAAGTAGGTTGTGCGGTTTAgggtggtggcggcggtggtgttTTGGAAAGCTGCGGGGTATGGAGATGATGATGAGGAGGGAAATGGGTGTTTTGTTGCTGGCTCGTAGAGTTGGACTAGGAGGGCTTTGTGCTGCAGGTTGAGGTATGCTGAGATTGAATGTCAGCTACGGTTTCTTCCATTTCTGGAGAGGGGCTTCAGAGACATCATCATGGACTTTGGGAGAAGAGTAAGAGGAGGAGATGGCTTACCGTAATAAGGATCCCGCGGATCAAGACCCTCCAAGACATCATCCACTTGCGCCCGGAGTCTTCCCACCTCCTCCTCGAACCCTTCGCCCATTCCCCTTCCCGTTCCGCGTTCACAATCCATCACGGGACCGAACCCATCAGTGAGGCGCGCAGAGACGGCGGCCATCTTGAACATCCTCGCCGCCATCCGGTCCTCCAGGCTCCCTGACGCGGCTAGGTTCTCGTAGCAGATATCTAGATACCCGAGGCCCGTCCGTTGCTGCTGCCCCTGAGAAGACGAAGGAAATGACCCACTTCCGGGCCCGTTCGAGCCGAGACAGTGCAGGAGGGGATTCTGCTTGCGGGCGAACTGCGCGCAGTTGGACGAGACGACGCAAAAGAGGCCGAGAAAGGTGCGCTGCTCCTCGAGGGTGTGGTGCTCCGTCGCGCTGAGGGCTGCCTTGTTGGTGAAGCAGTCTTCTGGTTcttgttgttgttgatgctgctgctgccactGTTGTTGGTAGGGGTGCGGGTATgagtgttgttgttgttgagaACCTCCGGGGTGGCAGGGCGAAGGTTGGAGGAGGGAGCGCGGGGGTTTGGTGATGCCTAGGCTGTGGGCGTAGCCCAGGGCCGTGTAGACGAGGCGGGTGATTTGTTTGTCGAACCAGTATCTACATTCCGCCCTGTTTCATGACGTGCAAGGTCAGTGGGATGCTTCTTTTGGAGGGGGGGGTTCTATCTTCAACAGACACCAGTAGACGCCGGCGAGGAACGTGATGTAAGTCGGTGAAAAGGTGACGGGGCCGTTACTAACCACAATATGATGACCAGCATTCCCTGCAGCAAATCCAACCCGCCTTCCTCCTCGAGCATCATCCGCGCCCCCATCTCGGCCAACAACTCGCGGTGCATCGCCTCGGCCCTCGTCTTCCCCGCCGGCGCGGCGGCGAGCATGACGGCGCGGAACAGGAACGGCTTCTCGCGCGCGAGCCGCTGCGGGGACCCCGAGCCCGGGTCTACCGAGGGCCCTTCGACCTGGATGAAGGGGAAGTTGGGCACAAAGTTTGCGCGGAAGTCGGCGAGGACGTTGGATGCTTGGGACCAGGTCAGGCCCAGGGGTGGTTTTGTCGTCGTCGATGTTGCTACGATCAAggatgaggaggagggggaggaggaagaggagtgGGAGTAGGAGGGGGGGTTTTGGGTTACGGGGCCTGGTTGGCGTCTTTGGATTAGGGGTGCTGGGTGGGAGTGTGGGTTTGAGTCTGGGTGAGAGGGAGGCGAGGAGGTTGAGGGAGTTGAGCCTGAGGTCTCTGCCGAGGGTGTCGAGGCTACTGGGGACTTTTCTGGTGTTACGAGATGGGCTATTTGTTGTTCTAGTGTTGCGACGCGGCTGTGGTTGTTCGTGTTAGTTGAGTTCTAAAGCCAGGGCCGTTGTTGTCTCGAGATGCCACTATTCCCGTGGGTGCGTTCACACCCAGCCCATCATCAAAAGTTTTGGCGAACGAGACGGGTGACCCATGAGGAACAACACTTACTTGACCAGAGGTTTGATCTGCCGCGTCCTCCTGATACCCCTCGTCTTGGCCGAGCAGTCAATCTTGAGCCGCTCACATCTAAACCCCCGCCACCTCGTGTCAGTCTCAGTGTACACGGGTTATGAACGGCAAATCCAACTCCCACAGACAGAATGCCATAACTCTTCTTCGCCCTCTCGAGCCAGTGGAAGCACGTACCGGTCGCAGAGGTGCCGACGGGCGTTCTCCTCGCGGAAGTTACAGCGGGCCTTGGCCCGGGTGCACGGCGCGCATGCGCGGAGCCGGCGCGGAGGGCTGTCGGGCCTCGGGGGCGGTGGTTGTGGGTCCATTGCGAGGGTATCGTGGGATCTGATTACCACTTCTGGATATTGTTGGAGGCTGTGGTCTGATATGCCGGGCTTGGCTCGTATTGAGTGATGGAGACTTATGGCGGATGAATACGTTTGGACACTGGAGCACTCTTTGCTCGGAACCGCGCAATAGGAACATGTAAACCCATTAAACAGTAGACGACCCGGGGACTATTAGAGCGAAGCGCATGACCCTATATACGACGCGGACATAGCACCGACAAAACAGAGCTGAGGCCTCGACTACAAGGTGAGGCCGTCATCACGGATGAACTCCAGGCTCGTTAACCCGGTCCGGGATAAGGATTTAGTATCTCGGGTTTGTGATTGCTAGTAGAGTGGTGGGCCTTCACGCGTCAGCACTAGCAGATGAAAACCCGGCGACCTGGCCCAGCTAAGCGATCCTTTCGGGTTGGGAGGGCATGTAAGCGCGACGCAAGTCCCAAAGATATAGCACCTAATAGGTAACCTTCCTCACCATGAATGCGCCTCTGGTATGTCTCCGTACTGGTAGGTAAGCAATGAGCACCAAGATACAAAAGAGGCGTCTTGTCTCAAAAGTCCCACGTGTGGCTGCATGCATCAGGGACACGGCGCGATCGGTGCCAAGTTCTTTTTCGGTCTGATTTCCTGTGACGGGGGTGTCTGCTCACCGAATGGAGAAAAAAGTTAGTCAGTCGCATGCTGATATCATGCCATCTGATGTCTGGGTTTTATCGATACCTTGCACTGGTAAAGATGAAATCAACGGGATTGGGACAGGTTCTCTCAAACGGAAAATGGAGATGGAGAGAAGGGCGGATTACAACCAGACCCAATTTTCTGGGTCACTTACTAACAGAAGGCAAGGAAGGTCTGTGTTAGTGAAAGCAAGACCTTGAATAAACACTCCAGCAAACACACGAGATGTCAACGATGGTCGAGAGACGATTGAACTGCTTTGCGCAACGTGAAATAGGTATCATTAAAATTGGTGTGAAATAGGTATTTGTGGCATCGCGATTGACATACAGCCGCCTCCTGGCGCATTAACCCCCGTGTAGTCGTGATACTGCCATGTACAGCCCGGATGTCTTTTCTTTAGTACACGCCTTTCGTGAGACCCCAATCCTGCAGACTATGACGAAGTGTCGAGAATCGAAACCGGCATTCGGTAGGAAGTGAGTGATTCGTTCGGTGTGGGTGTGTATGGTGTGAACATGGTTGCTGTCGACAGATGGTATTGGCTCCTTTCCATGTAGCCAGTCGCGACTCTCTCGTCGAACTTCACCGTGTCGTAGGTGTATAAGTGACCAAGAGAGTCGACTTTCTACTGGCTTCAAAGCGTGTTCGGCTTGGAGCTTGATTCATTACTTTCCCAGCTCCGCTCCCCTCTTTCTGGCCCCTGTAAGAGGTGACGAGGTCTTGCTTATGCTCCCTGGGACTCCTTGGCTTGTCTCTCTGCCTTGCGCCTGGCGAGGCACTTGGAGATCATGAGACCAGAGACACCGAGAGCGACAATGAAAATGATGCAGAAGACGACGACAACACCGGCCTCCTGCTGGGCCCAGTTCTGGCGCTTGGCGAGCTGGTGAACGGCGTCGCGGGCGACGAGGGTGTTGACGGCAGGCATTTTGACGGAAGGTGAGTTGAGTGAAGAGTCGGCTGTacgaggaagaagagactGGTCAGCAAATTGGAACAAGAGGATTGATGAGGCAAAGAAGAAGAGTAGCAAAAATCGAAAAGCCAAATAGAGAGCAATGATGACGGGCGAGTGAGTAATAAGTATGAGAGGAAAGCTCGCGGCGACTGTTTGCGATGAGTGATGCTTTCCCAATGCGGTCAGGATCCGTAGAAAAACATCAGAGCTAGAGGTGAGGGAGCTTGTCCAATTGAGGCATTTTATGGAGACGACCGTCTGCTTTTGTTTTTTAGAGCCCTGTGAACTTGGATGCGCCCATCGTCATTCCCGGGGTATCCGGCGTTGGCGTCTAGAGACGATATCCACATGTTGTTTTTCTTCATGATGTATTTGTCGGATGCTGGGCGAAGCTCGTAGGTAACGTCGCAAAGCCCAATTGACAATCCAGAACAATTTTTTGGCAGCAGATTTGAGACTTGGAAAGAATGCGCATTGAGAGAAAGTTACTTTACCTTTGGTGAAGATGAGAGAGCTCGCTCAACGTCGGACGATGAGAGTGAGGTGGGGAAAAGGACCTGGTGGCTCGATCGCAGCGACTAGGGGAGGCCGGCTAGAAGCGCAGTTTGTCAGCGTCAACGGTACGAAGCTTGGCTTATGAAGCTGGAGCTTATGGAGAGGTCAAGCAGCACGAGAGTGAATACCTTTGTGAGAGGAAACGAGAATCAATTGGGGAAGGAATTGACTGATTATGAGATCGTCGAGTATTGAGCTGGTGGACAGATGAGAGAAGTAGGACGGCGAAGaggaaggtaaggtaaggtaagtcgGGAAGGGAGGGATTAATGAGGAGGGCGGGCGaggaaggaaatagctactCAAATAGTCGGCTGATTGGCAAGGCGAGCAATCAATAAGAAGGAAGACCCAATGGTGATGGGAAGGTGTTTCCCATTGGATCTTAGCCAGGCATGTACCTCATCATCACCGTaaggtgaggtaaggtaggtaggtacttgAGGTATCTGTAGGTAGCAGCTTGACGATGAAAGGCGACAAGAAAGTATCTTCACAGGTCGCGGTACTTGGCGGTGTCATCACGTCTGGGCACTCTTTGGTGGTGAACTGCCACCATTGGCATGTCGCGATCCGTACATTGCTGTGTAGTGCCTTAGTGTGTGAAGAGTACTCGTGAGGTGGCATCGGCGGTCGCGGTTGCTCTGCTAGTGGTAGAGAGAACGGCGCCAAGCGAGCAACAGAAAAAGCTTGTCTCCATGGATGCCGGGAACACGGCAGGGTCATCACAGGCATCCCGGTGTGGGGAATCCACGCCTGATCGCTCGAGGCCCCCTGTCATCACCACTTACACTCCTCGCCCGATACAGgggagtgagtgagtgtgtTGTGTGTTCCTGTAGCGCAACAGTTGCAGCCCGTCTGTTTATCTGTTGTACGTCTGTCTTCATTGCTGCGGGAATTTCTCCATCTCTCACCAGCATCAGGCTCTCTGGTTGCTTTCCCGCTCCCCTCTGACGTAGGGTAAGGTAGGCATTCGCAAGTCACAACGCTATTCCAGATTCACGACTAAACAATAGTCCTTAGCCTAAGGTAGTGTTGTTTGTTGCGCACAGAGTCTGCCAGACTGGGTGGACAATTGGATGACATGGATCATCTCATGGGGCCGGAGCCGGGATAAGGCCCTAGCACACCCTTCAAGTTCCGGTGGGTTCGCAGGGCCACCGGTTCGCCGACCTCCGCCGGGCTGTGGGCTGCATCTGCTTTCCTACTGATTCCGCGCCCTTACGGTATTGGCATACCTTGTGGCAGCAACACCAGGTAGGCAGACTCTTAACTCTTTCAAGCTCATGGCTCTCTGTCATCATCACTTGGGCCCATCTGACTCTGCTGCTTAGGTTAGTcgttgccgccgccgtcccTTTATGACGATCATGGCAGTTGCGTACTAAGGTAATTCCATCCATAGTATGAGTCTGGCACTTGTCTTCCGCTCTCACCGATGTTTCCAGGTTCCATTGGGGCAGCTGGGAGATTTCTCGGGAATGCCACAGCAAACGAACCGCCGTACCTGACTGACCAAAGGAATCCCCTGCCATGGTCGCTTCTGTCGACCGCTCATGCACTTAGTAACCGCCGCCATGTCCCATTTTTCTTTCCTGTTATTGTCTTGACTCTTAGTACCTTACGGGTAGAGAGTACGGCACTACGGGTACGGAGCACTGAGCAGTGTTGACAGCACTACTGAATGCTCGAAATTTGCGCACACCTTGGCAAATCACCTCGCCTCGACAATGACAAGCCTTGGCAGTATCGGCACCTGAGAATGGCTTCAACTCCAAGACTCTTGGTTAGGTGAGGCATATTTGCCAGACGGAGCTCCCTTTCTCAGGCTTATTAGACTGCGCCCGGCCAAGCTGCTGCGGACAAGTTAGCAAAGGGTTGGCGACTTGGTCCAATGGAAGTTCATGACTTCTTTTGAGTTGGGCCAAGAGATTGCCCGAATCGGTCATTTGGCTGAGCCCCAGCCAAGCAAAGACGATCATCGCAGCACTGAGCACCTACGCGGGGTTGGGTCAATCCAGCACTGAGAAACATGAACAAACATGACCCATCACTCATCAGCAGGAGGCAAGCAGAGGGTTGCAGATGATGGACCCCCAATGTTCCTTCGTCCGCATCACGTCTCAGTCCTTACACGGCAGGCAAAGCACCAACCCATCACCATCGGATCGGGCGTCGCGCCTAGTCAGGGCCGATGACTGCTCGTTCCGCGGCCCAGCCACCCCTCGATCCGCTGCTGCATCGTCCCGTCGAAAAAACACTCACCTGATCAGTCATCCAACACCCATCTTTCCCGTCTTGGGACCTTTTCAATCCCTTTGATCCCGTTCGAAGATGAAGCGACCGTTTCCTTGCAGCGTCACAACGAGCCCACCATCGACATCCTGATTTGATGACAAAAACCTCATAGCAAGCCCGTAACGTACTGCCAGAGCAGCCAGACTGCATCTCCATCGTAAGATAACCAAAGCGAAGCTCCGGCAGGTCAATAATCTGTTTCCACAGAGCTCCAAGGTGACAAGGCCCCATTTATTCACACCGGCCGGGCCTCTGCACTCAATGAGACACATGGGTAACCTTAGCATCCGTCCAGCCCGAATCCCACCCGCCGCCCCTTCCGCTGCCCCAACGCGAGTTTCTTTCCTCATTCTTTCTGTTATTTCATTCTCAACGGGTGGATCCAATTCGGCGCTTGCTGCTTATCATCGAAAGAGCAGGCTCTTATTCAGGGACTAGCATTTATGTCCGGCGAGCGCCCGTCCCTGGCCGCTAGATGGTAACTCCCGTCGGCTCCTTGTTCGGTCGTCAGCCAGCTCAGTCATCCCGTTTACAATTCTCTCCACTGCCGCCATCTCCCGTTGTTGGGCTAGGTTGGGTTGTCTTATATAATCTCTTCAGTCCGGCGACGATGGGTCAGATCATATGCTGACCCGCTCATTCGGCACATGACGAAATGTTTATCCAAGCAAGTCGGCTCATCAGCATTTGGAGACTGGAGGTATCTATCGTGCTATCTTCCCTTAGGTAAGGTATTGGAGAACTGAAGCGAGGAACTGAGGAGGTCATGCGCTACAGATTACAACGGGCCGCGGGCGGAGACGCGTAGCATCGGTGGTCAAGCAACCAATCACCGCCAATTTCGACGTCCGGCCGAGGAGTTGCTTGCTCCGAACAGCACAGTCGGAAGCTGCCGCGTCGCAGTTGGGGTGCGAGTACGCACGCTGACATGAATTACGTTCAATATCAATCATCCTGAGAGTTGAAGGCGTCGTCAGCCACCAACGAGTCCAGCAGAACGGTGAATCAGTTGCATTTTGGCCGTCCTTTCAAAGCTCAGAGTCAAAGTCTTTGGCGCTCTGCTATCGCGTTTCGCGAGTATCTCTTCAAATTACGTCTTTGCGCCCCCAGTTTATTTCTCAAGCAGAAAGCCCGACTAGTTCCCCGCATCATGACGGTTCTCAGTCATCTAAAACGAGTCCATCAACATAATGTCGCAACTCTGCGCGGCTCTCCCGCCGCAGAGGTCTCTGGCGCCCTCGGTGACTTGGGgactcttcttcctctcatGATCGCCCTTGCGGTCCAGCACTCCATTTATCTCGATAGCACCTTGGTGTTTTCAGGCATCTTCAACGTTGTTACCGGCGCCGTCTTTGGCATTCCACTTCCAGTCCAGCCGATGAAAGTGAGTGCTTAGATCTAAGCAAGAGATTGTAATTGTGCGTTCATTACTGACTATTACGTCTAGGCCATCGCCGCGGCAGCCATCTCCCGGTCCGAATATGGCGGCATCAAAACCGTCATGGCCGCG
Proteins encoded in this region:
- a CDS encoding sulfate transporter; amino-acid sequence: MLEICAHLGKSPRLDNDKPWQYRHLRMASTPRLLVRVGDLVQWKFMTSFELGQEIARIGHLAEPQPSKDDHRSTEHLRGQEASRGLQMMDPQCSFVRITSQSLHGRQSTNPSPSDRASRLVRADDCSFRGPATPRSAAASSRRKNTHLISHPTPIFPITKAKLRQVNNLFPQSSKHPSSPNPTRRPFRCPNASFFPHSFCYFILNGWIQFGACCLSSKEQALIQGLAFMSGERPSLAARCKSAHQHLETGDYNGPRAETRSIGGQATNHRQFRRPAEELLAPNSTVGSCRVAVGLKASSATNESSRTVNQLHFGRPFKAQSQSLWRSAIAFREYLFKLRLCAPSLFLKQKARLVPRIMTVLSHLKRVHQHNVATLRGSPAAEVSGALGDLGTLLPLMIALAVQHSIYLDSTLVFSGIFNVVTGAVFGIPLPVQPMKAIAAAAISRSEYGGIKTVMAAGQWVSLAVLVMSLTGLLRWVTRNVPVPVVKGIQLGAGLSLVMAAGSGLLRDLHWTHPVLDNRLWALAAFLVLIFTQSLPRFPYALHIFILSLVFAFISIMTSHDHPHTYLPEPSLWTPHFVHWEFNWFKYKPLSMAIGQLPLTTLNSVIAVSALAADLLPDMPTPSVTAMGISVGVMNLVGTWWGAMPVCHGAGGLAAQYRFGARSGASVVILGLFKIVLGLVFGNSLIGLLTHYPKSLLGVMVIAAGLELAKVGHSLNHGASDLWESSAGNEGGGVGGLVRQHRSLSDEERAERWTVMLMTTAGLLAFRNDAIGFIAGMLCFWAYRVSERTQKWWDAACGFMYNCNVGVFSRSTCLRLTKSSEFRVKPLILAECLQGSRKSSRGFSELLLHRRMVCYWGLTETSGHRGRKKWAIYAGWCCLCLCKSARNRMRLFLGPWPKRCIVNSLAVHRKI